In Candidatus Sulfurimonas marisnigri, a single genomic region encodes these proteins:
- a CDS encoding c-type cytochrome, with the protein MKKIVGLIIASSLSLLAVESNEVFKSCVMCHGSKGEKKALNSSTQLITMSEEVLFSKLKNIVDGSSSMSKMYIKMHRTKLRTVCGDEDIATLSNYIFKLK; encoded by the coding sequence ATGAAAAAAATAGTAGGGCTAATAATAGCTAGTTCTCTTAGTCTCTTGGCTGTAGAAAGTAATGAGGTGTTTAAGAGTTGTGTAATGTGTCATGGAAGTAAAGGTGAAAAAAAAGCTCTTAATTCTTCTACGCAATTAATAACAATGAGCGAAGAAGTGTTGTTTTCTAAGCTTAAAAATATTGTTGATGGCTCAAGTTCGATGTCTAAAATGTATATAAAAATGCATAGAACAAAACTAAGAACAGTTTGTGGCGATGAAGATATTGCGACACTTTCAAATTATATTTTTAAACTAAAGTAA
- a CDS encoding choice-of-anchor O protein: MKTKLINSLAAIVAIVGISTLVGCSSSGSDGTDATVADTAAVVLEGTFVDSHVVGLNYKGTLTGKTDASGHYSFVAGDQVEFLIGTSISLGSLAASVDPVSPLDFFGGTKSVNDQEVKNLLVLLQSLDTDGDATNGIQILPEAVTALENTLVADGKTLTTVDFTTMSSGELKTTLDLVVAATPSPYDDVVTEGEATEHFSEVMSGDITVRKNISRTPMEGSSGHRITKLLTIVDSQTASGDINSSVQTHPLLISYADQILGDFEMGTGSAQIGDPEHIKDAFVSISLDGGETWKAKNVSDTAQDSSIDVDYYGTGSAVAFKGHSYRPIVKAEGNNILVAWLDKYCPKQNPFKIDTNVTADLYLVNGPQGTIDYEGAETLGDVALTNMHEVPFNCVWTTRGVFEETNSSITWHDPMQLTSGRRDANKLTIDANENAFVLAWQEDPTGLRPGKGAGPGDGWSGASTNHKTDIWYSYIANAGFGDINTTVTSIKPKSLYSLSMPVPITDNAVCNKTKVDANTSAPYCADMCANNGFLDDNTSNDDQKCYSSYNDPILELYATVDSNLSVPLQLLNGDTGASRAVIGLFGTTVVFGYEETKGMAESLPGIPNSDPDAPIIDPEDQGKVAYFESFEYNNPVTVSPGNIINPLRPNEADGSMVLENVRRLTLIRQVDYDKAMNPANDAEYPYKFGILYKSGVETQGESSDMYLRLATGYDYASFDDNISWNLSAHTSVIDGVTDGGEDIVVDSTWTPDNINDNTWDNLSENTFSPRGFLRGREIYVGYEYTRSWRVTQNGHLPNNFHVIRSMDNGVTWLEPFDVSQIVTNNTSTLDPRFIATAEELVGSPLASDISNPNVMFVTYGTFDLGTGLELDLFVSRSTDKGETWEQVVSNADENLTINEAIAKTEAEEKEVQNIAAPNGKTLFSVWLQELDPAHTDASIPDYLYGSDIWAQRKDYNSTD; the protein is encoded by the coding sequence ATGAAAACAAAACTCATAAATTCGCTAGCTGCAATCGTTGCAATAGTGGGTATAAGCACCTTAGTTGGTTGTAGTAGTTCCGGTAGTGATGGAACAGATGCCACAGTAGCTGACACAGCGGCTGTCGTATTGGAGGGGACTTTCGTTGACTCTCATGTAGTAGGGTTAAACTATAAGGGTACTCTAACAGGAAAAACCGATGCGAGTGGTCATTATTCATTCGTTGCTGGCGATCAAGTAGAGTTTTTGATTGGAACAAGTATTTCACTTGGTAGCTTAGCTGCATCAGTAGACCCTGTATCTCCACTTGATTTTTTTGGTGGAACTAAATCGGTTAATGATCAGGAAGTAAAAAATCTTCTTGTCCTATTGCAGTCTCTTGACACGGACGGTGATGCAACAAATGGAATTCAAATTCTTCCAGAAGCTGTTACAGCACTTGAAAACACTCTGGTAGCAGATGGAAAAACTCTTACAACAGTTGATTTCACTACGATGAGCTCTGGGGAACTTAAAACTACCCTAGATCTTGTAGTAGCAGCAACACCTTCTCCTTATGATGATGTTGTCACAGAAGGTGAAGCTACAGAACATTTTTCTGAAGTTATGAGTGGTGACATTACTGTACGAAAAAATATTTCTCGTACTCCTATGGAAGGAAGTTCTGGTCACAGGATTACCAAACTTCTTACTATAGTTGATTCACAAACCGCAAGCGGTGATATTAATTCAAGTGTTCAGACTCATCCGCTTCTTATAAGCTATGCCGATCAGATACTTGGTGATTTTGAAATGGGAACTGGTAGTGCGCAAATTGGTGATCCAGAACATATCAAGGATGCATTTGTCTCAATATCATTAGATGGTGGAGAAACATGGAAAGCTAAAAATGTTTCTGATACTGCACAAGACTCTTCTATTGATGTAGACTATTATGGAACTGGAAGTGCCGTTGCTTTCAAAGGACACTCTTATAGACCTATAGTTAAAGCAGAAGGTAACAATATTTTAGTTGCATGGCTAGATAAATATTGCCCTAAACAAAATCCATTTAAGATTGATACAAACGTAACTGCTGACTTGTATTTGGTAAATGGACCTCAAGGTACAATTGACTACGAGGGGGCAGAAACATTGGGTGATGTTGCCTTAACTAATATGCATGAAGTTCCTTTTAATTGTGTTTGGACTACACGTGGTGTTTTTGAAGAAACTAACTCTAGCATAACTTGGCATGACCCAATGCAACTAACAAGTGGTCGCCGTGATGCAAATAAGCTGACTATTGACGCTAATGAAAACGCATTCGTTTTAGCTTGGCAAGAAGATCCAACTGGTCTACGTCCTGGTAAAGGTGCTGGTCCTGGTGATGGATGGAGTGGTGCAAGTACGAATCACAAAACAGATATTTGGTACAGCTATATTGCTAATGCTGGTTTTGGTGATATTAATACTACTGTCACATCTATAAAACCAAAATCACTATATAGTTTGTCTATGCCGGTACCAATCACTGATAATGCGGTTTGTAATAAAACTAAAGTTGATGCAAATACGTCTGCACCATACTGTGCCGATATGTGTGCTAATAACGGATTTTTAGATGACAACACTTCTAATGATGATCAAAAATGCTACAGTAGTTATAATGATCCAATTCTTGAGTTATATGCAACCGTAGACAGCAATCTTAGTGTACCACTACAGCTTCTAAATGGAGACACAGGGGCATCTCGTGCAGTTATTGGCCTATTTGGCACAACTGTAGTATTTGGTTATGAGGAAACTAAAGGTATGGCAGAAAGCCTACCGGGTATACCAAACTCTGACCCTGACGCACCAATCATAGATCCTGAAGATCAGGGGAAAGTGGCATATTTTGAAAGTTTCGAGTACAATAATCCAGTTACTGTAAGTCCGGGTAATATTATAAATCCTCTTAGACCTAACGAAGCAGATGGAAGTATGGTTCTTGAGAATGTGCGCCGTCTTACACTTATTAGACAAGTTGATTATGACAAAGCGATGAATCCTGCTAACGATGCTGAGTACCCTTATAAATTTGGTATACTTTATAAATCAGGTGTTGAAACTCAAGGTGAATCATCGGATATGTACCTACGCCTAGCTACTGGATATGATTATGCATCATTCGACGATAACATTAGTTGGAACTTGAGCGCGCATACATCTGTTATTGATGGAGTAACTGATGGAGGTGAAGATATAGTGGTTGACTCGACATGGACTCCAGACAATATTAATGACAACACATGGGATAATCTTAGTGAGAACACTTTTTCACCTCGTGGTTTCCTTCGTGGAAGAGAAATATATGTAGGATACGAATACACAAGATCATGGAGAGTGACTCAAAATGGGCATCTTCCAAATAACTTTCATGTGATTCGTTCAATGGATAATGGTGTAACTTGGCTTGAGCCGTTTGATGTTTCGCAAATCGTTACAAACAATACTTCTACTTTAGACCCACGCTTTATAGCTACGGCGGAAGAACTAGTAGGAAGTCCTCTTGCTTCTGATATATCAAATCCGAATGTTATGTTTGTAACTTACGGAACCTTTGACTTAGGCACTGGTTTAGAGCTAGACTTATTTGTTTCTCGCTCAACAGATAAAGGTGAAACTTGGGAACAAGTAGTATCTAATGCTGATGAGAATCTTACGATTAATGAAGCAATAGCAAAAACAGAAGCTGAAGAGAAAGAAGTTCAAAATATTGCAGCTCCAAATGGCAAAACTTTATTTAGCGTATGGTTACAAGAGCTAGATCCAGCTCATACTGACGCTAGCATACCTGATTACCTTTACGGAAGTGATATCTGGGCTCAACGTAAAGATTATAACTCTACGGATTAA
- a CDS encoding NAD(P)H-dependent oxidoreductase, which produces MKNVLIINGHQKYEDIAEGNLTKMYIDSASEFFEQNGFSVKHSIVESDYDVKEELQKFAWADYILFQYPVYWMGVPWITKKYIDEVFSTGVNTVTYISDGRSREDTSKKYGNGGLMQGTKYMLSLTYNCPTSEFSNNDGFFDGLSLDEANIATHKTFQFCGAEPLETYSVHDIFKGDLDMDSELKIFNALLKKNFIDNK; this is translated from the coding sequence ATGAAAAATGTACTTATCATAAATGGACATCAAAAATACGAAGACATTGCAGAGGGTAACTTAACAAAGATGTATATTGATTCTGCTAGTGAATTTTTTGAGCAGAATGGTTTTAGCGTAAAACATAGTATAGTTGAGAGTGATTATGATGTGAAAGAAGAGCTACAAAAGTTTGCTTGGGCTGATTACATTCTTTTTCAGTATCCTGTTTACTGGATGGGTGTTCCTTGGATAACTAAAAAATATATTGATGAGGTTTTTTCTACGGGTGTAAATACTGTAACATATATAAGTGATGGAAGAAGTAGAGAAGATACTTCTAAAAAGTATGGCAATGGTGGACTGATGCAAGGCACAAAATACATGCTAAGTCTTACATATAATTGTCCTACAAGTGAATTTTCTAATAATGATGGTTTCTTTGATGGTTTATCTTTGGATGAAGCAAACATTGCTACGCATAAAACCTTTCAGTTTTGTGGAGCAGAGCCTTTAGAGACTTATTCTGTACATGACATTTTTAAAGGTGACTTGGATATGGATAGTGAATTGAAAATATTTAATGCTTTACTAAAGAAAAATTTTATAGACAATAAATAG
- a CDS encoding iron-containing alcohol dehydrogenase produces the protein MNDFMYYNPTKIEFGKTKENKIGQYIKESNIKKVLLVTGTGSIKKNGLYEKIISSLNKYNIEYEEIDGVVSNPLLSRVNDGIKIAKEHKIEAVLGVGGGSVADSAKAIAVGAKYEGDVWDFFINKVQITEALPVFTVMTLAATASEMNGNSVVMNDETQQKYSIASVLVNPVVSVINPELMATVSQEYLAYSAVDIIAHSIEVYFTATDHPNFNSRIVESIIKTVIETTEALLENPNDYDARAEFAWVAIQALNGLTPAGTAGGSFPNHMIEHALSAIYNVAHGAGLAVVIPAWMKWHKEQNIKQYTRFAKEIFNENDADKGIELLEAWFAKIGAPVTLQMINIPREGIKALATNANALAGLWGMDEAYSVETIIDILEKA, from the coding sequence ATGAATGATTTTATGTACTACAATCCAACGAAAATAGAGTTTGGTAAAACAAAAGAGAATAAAATAGGTCAATATATAAAAGAGTCCAATATTAAAAAAGTTTTACTTGTAACCGGAACTGGAAGCATCAAAAAAAATGGTTTGTATGAAAAAATCATCTCCTCTCTAAATAAGTACAATATCGAGTATGAAGAGATAGATGGCGTTGTGAGTAATCCTCTCCTAAGTCGCGTTAACGATGGTATCAAAATCGCAAAAGAGCACAAGATAGAAGCGGTACTTGGCGTTGGTGGCGGAAGTGTAGCTGACTCAGCTAAGGCAATAGCGGTTGGCGCTAAATACGAAGGTGACGTATGGGACTTTTTCATCAACAAAGTTCAAATCACCGAGGCACTTCCAGTTTTTACGGTAATGACTCTAGCAGCAACAGCAAGCGAGATGAATGGTAATTCTGTAGTGATGAATGATGAAACACAGCAGAAGTACTCAATTGCTTCAGTGTTAGTAAACCCTGTCGTATCTGTGATAAATCCAGAGCTTATGGCGACGGTTTCACAAGAGTATTTAGCATATTCAGCAGTTGATATTATCGCTCACAGCATAGAAGTTTATTTTACGGCTACGGATCATCCAAACTTTAACTCTCGCATAGTGGAGTCAATCATAAAAACGGTTATAGAGACAACGGAAGCCTTATTGGAAAATCCTAATGATTATGACGCAAGAGCTGAATTTGCTTGGGTGGCAATTCAAGCGCTAAATGGTCTAACTCCAGCTGGAACTGCAGGGGGAAGTTTTCCTAACCACATGATAGAACACGCTCTTTCAGCTATCTACAATGTAGCTCATGGAGCAGGTCTTGCAGTCGTTATACCAGCTTGGATGAAGTGGCATAAAGAACAAAACATCAAACAATATACAAGATTTGCAAAAGAGATTTTTAATGAAAATGATGCAGATAAAGGTATAGAGCTTTTAGAAGCTTGGTTCGCAAAAATAGGAGCACCAGTAACTCTTCAAATGATAAACATACCAAGAGAAGGAATAAAAGCATTAGCAACAAATGCCAATGCCCTAGCAGGTCTATGGGGTATGGATGAAGCTTACTCAGTGGAAACTATAATTGATATATTAGAAAAAGCATAA
- a CDS encoding winged helix-turn-helix transcriptional regulator, translating into MYVINDKEFKCSVGVTLDIFNDKWKLSIIWHLLDNDKRFKELSEEISEITQKTLTVKLKELESKNIIHREVFPEVPLKVVYSLTPIGQKLRSVLESMFNWGIEYVKEHGTITSENTCEVNLSKN; encoded by the coding sequence ATGTATGTAATAAACGACAAAGAGTTTAAGTGCTCGGTTGGAGTTACTTTAGACATTTTCAATGACAAATGGAAGCTAAGCATCATTTGGCATCTACTAGACAATGATAAAAGATTTAAAGAGTTGAGTGAAGAGATATCTGAAATAACTCAAAAAACTTTAACGGTAAAACTAAAAGAGCTAGAGAGTAAAAACATCATTCATAGAGAAGTCTTTCCAGAAGTGCCACTAAAGGTTGTCTACTCACTTACTCCCATAGGTCAAAAACTAAGATCCGTTTTAGAGAGTATGTTCAACTGGGGCATAGAGTATGTTAAAGAGCACGGAACAATTACTTCTGAAAACACTTGTGAAGTAAACCTTTCTAAGAACTAA
- a CDS encoding 4-(cytidine 5'-diphospho)-2-C-methyl-D-erythritol kinase, which yields MGGFAGGDEGGYWDIDTLPTSTDKQNNNKSKNTNRGKPYIETSDSGYSIKAHAKINIFLKITGYKDGYHTLLSRVMRVEKLYDTISFVPCKCETFTIEGCDEIPLESNTIYKAFAALNDFSADSDILDFFYEHKVVVTKRIPSQSGLGGSSSDAAAFMRLVKGVCNLILSTDELAKIASTISPDLPFFIYNYPSANVSGFGEIVEPFEEEPLHFELYALDIECDKSLLYKTFKKHLLANVSLSSFFGWDKLDSKSILDLISDPIILNDLYSSSLLAYPDLRKEAIEGWFFSGSTFFKY from the coding sequence ATGGGTGGTTTTGCTGGTGGAGATGAGGGTGGATATTGGGATATTGATACTCTTCCTACCTCGACGGATAAACAAAATAACAACAAGTCGAAGAATACAAATAGGGGAAAACCCTATATAGAGACTAGTGATTCAGGCTACAGTATCAAAGCTCACGCAAAAATAAATATATTTCTAAAAATTACTGGGTATAAAGATGGATATCATACCCTACTTTCTCGTGTTATGCGTGTAGAAAAGTTGTATGATACTATAAGCTTTGTGCCTTGCAAATGTGAAACCTTTACAATTGAAGGGTGTGATGAGATCCCTTTAGAGTCAAATACAATTTACAAAGCATTTGCGGCACTCAATGACTTTTCTGCCGACTCAGACATTTTAGATTTCTTTTATGAACATAAGGTTGTAGTGACTAAACGTATTCCTTCTCAATCAGGTCTAGGAGGAAGTTCTTCTGATGCGGCAGCCTTTATGCGCTTGGTTAAGGGGGTGTGCAACCTCATACTAAGTACTGATGAACTAGCAAAGATAGCGAGTACTATAAGTCCTGACTTACCTTTTTTTATCTATAATTATCCCTCTGCAAATGTTTCGGGTTTTGGAGAAATTGTTGAGCCTTTTGAAGAGGAACCACTCCATTTTGAACTCTATGCACTGGACATAGAATGTGACAAGAGTCTCCTTTACAAAACATTTAAAAAACATTTATTAGCTAATGTTTCTTTGTCTTCATTTTTTGGTTGGGACAAACTAGACTCAAAAAGCATTTTAGACCTCATCTCAGACCCTATCATCCTTAATGACCTTTATTCTTCTTCTCTACTTGCTTATCCAGACTTAAGAAAAGAAGCCATTGAGGGTTGGTTTTTCTCTGGTTCTACTTTTTTTAAATATTAG
- a CDS encoding NifU family protein: MEKSEIGFESMSVVQKINAIDVVIDEKIREFLQADNGDLDFIDLKETNGLTDVYISYVGACGSCESSGGTLRSITRILNGQLETDTIRVYVI, translated from the coding sequence ATGGAGAAAAGTGAAATAGGATTTGAAAGTATGAGTGTTGTCCAAAAAATAAATGCTATTGATGTAGTCATAGATGAAAAAATTAGAGAATTTCTACAAGCAGATAATGGAGATTTAGATTTCATTGATCTTAAAGAAACGAATGGATTAACTGATGTTTATATTTCGTATGTGGGAGCTTGTGGTTCATGTGAAAGTTCTGGAGGAACTCTGAGATCAATAACAAGAATTTTGAATGGACAACTTGAAACTGATACTATAAGAGTTTATGTAATTTAA
- a CDS encoding HigA family addiction module antitoxin, with the protein MSNLNSTYEPNYIVTPGDVLDDYLDDYSMSQVELSERTGLAKKTINAIINAKASISTETAIKFEKVLGRPAHFWNNLELLYKEDLARLEEKKSLSAQVEWLNNFPLQDMIEKNWIGLYEDKYKQLKEVLKFYRIASIDQWENIWGEYQVAYRKSKKVNEFSISAWLQQGEIEAQNIECHSFNKKQFQKTLKEIRSLTLLKPEQFIPRLIESCSQVGVAVVFLPELKGTGVSGCTRWIGDKAVIQLSLRYKSNDQLWFTFFHEAGHIIKHGKKEVFLEGNGMNDEKENEANEFAKEFLIPEKKFQKFLENWDGRALQPIKTFAESLGIAPGIAVGRLQRDDYLPYSHGNRLKVFYKWQ; encoded by the coding sequence ATGAGTAATTTAAATAGTACATATGAACCAAATTACATTGTAACTCCTGGGGATGTATTAGATGACTATCTTGATGACTATAGCATGTCACAAGTAGAATTATCTGAAAGAACAGGTCTTGCAAAAAAAACAATCAATGCAATAATTAATGCAAAAGCTTCGATTAGTACAGAAACAGCTATAAAGTTTGAAAAAGTTTTGGGTCGGCCGGCACACTTTTGGAACAACTTAGAATTGCTATACAAAGAAGATCTTGCAAGACTTGAGGAGAAGAAGAGTCTTTCTGCTCAGGTTGAATGGCTGAATAACTTTCCTTTACAGGATATGATTGAGAAAAACTGGATTGGGCTATACGAGGATAAGTATAAGCAATTAAAAGAAGTATTAAAGTTTTATCGAATAGCATCTATTGATCAATGGGAAAACATTTGGGGTGAATATCAAGTAGCATATCGAAAATCGAAGAAAGTGAATGAATTTTCTATCTCTGCATGGCTACAACAAGGAGAAATTGAAGCACAAAATATTGAGTGTCATTCATTTAATAAAAAGCAATTTCAAAAAACATTGAAAGAAATTAGAAGTTTAACATTGTTAAAACCTGAACAGTTTATTCCACGTCTCATAGAGAGTTGTTCTCAAGTTGGTGTAGCGGTGGTTTTTTTACCCGAACTTAAGGGTACTGGTGTATCAGGTTGTACAAGATGGATTGGCGATAAGGCAGTTATCCAATTAAGTTTACGATATAAAAGTAATGATCAATTATGGTTTACTTTTTTTCATGAAGCTGGTCATATTATTAAACATGGTAAAAAAGAAGTGTTTCTTGAGGGTAATGGGATGAATGATGAGAAAGAAAACGAAGCTAATGAATTTGCCAAAGAATTTCTAATCCCAGAAAAAAAATTTCAGAAGTTTCTTGAGAACTGGGATGGAAGAGCATTGCAACCAATAAAAACATTCGCAGAGAGTCTTGGCATTGCACCTGGTATTGCTGTTGGTAGGCTTCAACGAGATGACTATTTACCATATTCTCATGGTAACAGATTAAAAGTTTTTTATAAATGGCAATAA